AGGCCGGTGTCTGCGTTGCAGGTGACCATCGTGTGCGGGCCGTCGGCGGTGTTCCTGGCGAGTACCTCGCCGTCGAGCGTGATCTCGCAGGTTACCTCCCCGCCGTTCTGGCCGTTCCGGGCACTCAGGCTGTACGACTCGGCTCCGCCTGTGATCCGTTGCTCCTCGGCCCAGGGGAGCTCCGCGCCCGTGGCCCGGCTCGTCGCACCATCCCTGCCGTAGGTGATCGTGCCCACCCCTTCCGAGCCCGTGACCTCGTAGACCACCCTGCCCGCGGAGGCGTCCCGGCCCTCCTCGGGAGACGTGCTCGTCGGTCGCGCAGGTTGCGCCGATCCGGACGTCGTCCCAGCGGACTGCTCGGTCGCTGCGATGGTGAACAGTCCGAACACGAGCATGGGAACGACGAGTGCGAGCACTCCGAGCCCGATACCGACGTAGCTCACGACCGTGTTGGTCGCCGAGCCCGTGTGGACCCGCACGGCGGCGATGATCCCGAAGACGATCGCCAGTATTCCCAGGACGGAACCGAGGAACCCGATTACCGGGATCCAGGACGGTGCGACTCCGATGATTCCCAGTACCAGAGCTGTGATCCCCGTACCGTTCTTCGGTGCCGTTGCCGGGTCCGGTAGCTGGTTCGAGTCTGCCAAGGTCTCTCCCGGTGCGAGGGCAACGTCCGATGGCTTTCCCCGTGACATCGGCTCGTTGACCGGTCCCGTTTCGGATGCGCCGGTTACGAATCGGACACGACCGAGAACGCTCCCGAGGAACCGGTTCGGCATCCGGTCCCGTCCGTGGACCCGTGATCGGGGGCGTACCCCGCCTCGGCCCCTTCCGTGCCGCACCGCCTCGGCGACGAGGGGTTCCGCCACGTCCCGCGCGTACTCGGCGGGGTGGGTGAGCCCGCATCGCGGCGTTGGTGATGGCTCCGTCGGCCGGCAGCAGTAATCGGTCGGCGAGGGTGTCGGGCTCCTCGGCCGCTGCTTGACGGGCGAGTTCGAGCAGCTGTTCGCGCAGCGCGCTCTTGTGCTCGGCGGCCACGCGGGCGACCCGGGGATCTGGTCGCGGCCAGCCCCCCGAACGAGTTGATGAAGGCACATCCCCGGAACCCCGGCTCGGAGAACCAGGGCCCCAGCCAGTCGAACACGGCGGGCAGCTGCTCCGCGGCGCCGCTCGCGTGCCGCACCGGGTACTCCGCCAACGCGCCGCGCCGCCTGCCCGTGAGTCGAGGACGATCGTTGTCCGACATACCGATGCGTGGAGAACGCCCGTTCTCCACGTGCACAGGAGAGGAGACGCAGCGATGTCCGAACCACCTCCCCGCCCGCCGTTCGACGGGCAAGCGGCGCTGCGGAAGGTCCGGGCCGCAGAGGACGCCTGGAACACCCGCGACCCCGAAAGGGTGGCGCTGGCCTACACCGCGGACTCGGTGTGGCGCAATCGGGATCGGTTCCTCGTCGGGCGGGAGCAGATCGTGGATTTCCTGCGCGAGAAATGGAACCGGGAGCTGGACTACGCCCTGCGCAAGGAATTGTGGACGTACTGTGAGAGCAGGATCGCGGTGCGTTTCCAGTACGAGTGCCGGGACCACTCGGGGCAGTGGTGGCGCAGCTACGGCAACGAGATGTGGGAATTCGCCGACGACGGACTCATGAGTCGTCGCGAGGCCAGCATCAACGACGTGCCGATCGAGTTCGGGCAGCGTCGTGTCTTCGGTGCGCGCGGCGAGGACGAGTCGGAGGACGTGCTGCCACTCCGTTGAGTCCCACGCGCGAGTGTGGCCGGGTGCGCGTGCCCGGCCACACGTGAACGCGGAACGGATCGGGGCGATTCTCGCGGTGTACGGTGCCTCGCGGCGAGATCGGTGATTCCTTTTTCGGAAAAACGGGTTTCGTGGGGCCGAAAAAATTTTTTGGCCCCGCGTCCCGAATGATTTTGCCGTGCCTTTTTCGCGAGTTCTGTTTGTCTTTCGGGCGTGAATAGGTAATCTCCGTGGGGCGGTGACTTCCGAACCTGCTTTCTTTCGGGGTTCCGCTCGGGCCGATTCAAGAGGACTCGGAGCGCAAAAGGGCTGTCGAAGCCCCCTGTGCGCTCCCGGTTCCCGGTCACACCCGTGAGCGCGGAAAGGTGGACAAGACGTGTTGGCGAGCTTCGCGGTGAGCTCGGTGGCCATTTTCCTGGCCGAATTGGGCGACAAATCGCAGTTACTGGCGATGAGTTTCGCCACGCGTTACCGGACCTGGCACGTGCTGCTGGGAATCACGCTGGCCACCGCGGTGGTGCACGCGGCTTCGGTGGCGCTGGGAATCGGACTCGGTTCCGCGCTGCCCACGGACTGGATCGGGGTTTTCGTCGGTGTGGCGTTCCTCGGCTTCGCCGCCTGGACGCTGCGCGGGGACGAACTCGGCGATTCGGACCGGAACAGGGTCCGGCGCGCGAAGGGCTCGGCGCTGATCACGGTTGCCCTGGCCTTCACGCTCGCCGAACTGGGCGACAAGACCATGCTGGCCACGGTCACCCTGGCCACGCAGCACGAGTGGTTCGGCACCTGGGTCGGCTCGACCGTGGGCATGGTGCTGGCCGACGCGCTCGCGGTCGTGGCCGGCCTGGCACTGGGCAGGTACCTACCGCAGCACGTCGTCCGCTACGGCGCGGCGGCCCTGTTCGCGGTCTTCGGAGCCTGGTTGATCATTTCCGGTCTCAACAACGTGGGATAAGTTGGGCGCCACTCGGGACGATCGTCGAGACGGGCCTTCGTGATGTCCGCACCCGCCCGTCGGGGCGAGATCCCGGGCAACCACGTCGTTCGGAAAGGTGCCTCATGGTCTGGATGCTCTACGGAGCCACCGGTTACACCGGCAGGCTGATCGCCGAGCTGGCTGTTCGGCGCGGACACGAGCCCGTGCTGGCCGGGCGCGACGCGCGGAAGCTGGCCGACATCGCGATCCCGCTCGGCCTGGAGTACCGGACGCTCGACCTGCGGGACTCCGGCGGGCTCGAGCGCGGACTGCGCGACGTCGACGCCGTGGCGCACTGCGCGGGGCCCTTCTCCCGCACCGCCGCGCCCGTGGTGGAGGCCTGCCTGCGGACCGGAACCCACTACCTGGACATCACGGGCGAGATCGAGGTGTTCGAGGCGATCTTCGGACGCGACGAGCGAGCCGCGTCCGAGGGAGTGACCCTGCTTCCCGGGGCCGGCTTCGACGTGGTGCCCACCGACTGCCTGGCGGCCATGGTGGCCGCCGAACTGCCCGGCGCCACCGATCTGGACCTGGCCTTCCGCCCCGTGGGCGGGGTGAGTCCGGGGACGGTCAAGAGCGCCCTGGAAGGCGTCGGACTGGGCGGCCGGGTGCGCGTGGACGGCATGCTGCGCACCGTGCCGGTGGGCTGGCGCAGGCGCAGCGTCGAGTTCCCATCGGGGACGCGGACGGTGAGCTCGCTGCCCTGGGGCGACGTGGCTACGGCCTACCGCAGCACCGGCATAGGCACGATCACCGCTTTCGCCGCGCTGCCCGGCCTGAACCGGGTGGGAAGGCGCTCTGAAGGCGTGATCGGCCGGCTGCTCGCCACTCCCGCGGTGCGCCGGAGTGCCGAGACCGCGGTTGACCTCCTCGTGCGCGGTCCGGCGAGCAGCACCAGGGCCAACGGCAGAGTCGAGGTCTACGCCGAGGCCGGTGATCAGCAGGGCAATGGTGTCCGTGCCGCGCTCGTCGGGCCGGACACCTACGAGCTGACCGCGGAATCCGTGCTGCGGATCGTCCGTGCGCTGGAGCGGGGTGAGCCCGCGGCCGGAGTGCGGACGCCGGCCACCGCGTTCGGGGCCGACTTCGTGCGGGAGCTGCCCGGAGTACGGGTGGTGGAACCCGAGCACTTCTGAGGACGGGCCCTCGGTGCGGCAGGGAGTCGACCCCGGTGCTCCGCCGGGAGGTCGGGAGGGCACGTGGTCTCGTGAGCGGCCGATGCTCCGAACGGATGATCTTTGTGCTCTTTCCCCCAGCGGCGCGTTCGGATTCAGTACTCTCGAGCTCGATGTCGTCACGACGAGTGGCGTGAATTCGAACAGCCGAACATAGCTGGAAAACCCATGACCGAGTACGCCACCGATTCGATCGAGCTCACACTGGTTCCGGTCGACGGTACCGACAGTGTGGCGCTGGACCGTCTCACCGGTGCGTTGGCGTGCGAACTCCGCTCGCTGCGTCTCGATTCGGTGGAACGGTGGTTCCCCTCGCGAAGCGGGCCGGGAGCCGAAGGAGGCTCCGCGGTCCTGACCGATGTCGGGAAACTCTCCGTCGGAGGTCTGCTGCCCGGGTCGGGAGTCAAGGCGATGGTGGGATTGGTGCAGTCTTGGCTGCGCCGGAACGAACAGGACAGCGTGATCCTCCGGATGGGGGGCGACCACGTGGAGATCACCGGTTCTCCGACGCGCCGCTCCCACCAGCTGTTGAAGGACTTCTACCGCAGACACGGCGGAGACGGGTGCTAGAACTTTCCGCTTCTGTTGACCTGGTGGGGTGTTTCGGCGCTGCCTGCCCGCGCCGAGAGAAGCCCCGATCCGGCCGGAGAACATCAGCGAGTCTTCCCGCCCGTCCTCCCGCGGAGGCGCTCCCGTCCGGGAACGGTGTTCAGAGCCCGGCGCGCAGTTCCGCGAGCAGCTCGGCGAGCACCGTCTCCTCCTCGACCGCCCGACCGGCCGTCGACATGAGCTCGGCCAGATCCGGATCCCACGGAGTGTCCACGGGAGTCCCATCCAGAATGGGCAGGTCGGTCCGTTCCGCCGAGGCGCGGTCCACCGCGGTGCGGTAGTCGGCGGCCGACATGCGCCACGGTGTGATCGTCCGGTGCGTCCACAGGGAGCGCATGGTCGACAGCCCGGCCCAGTCGAAGTCCCCGTGGTAGTGCAGCACGGCACCGTCCGCGTTCAACCGGTCGAGCAGTTCCACGGCCGTGGTGGAGGGCCTTCCGGAGAGACAGACCAGCGGATGCCGGATCCCGCTGTCGACGGCAGCCTCCAGCACGCGCGGGTTCTCGCAGACCGCCACCACGGTGCCCGGAGCCACCAGTCTCTCCGGTGCGGCGCGCAGATCGAGCCCGGTCAGGTGCACGGGCAACCCCAGCTCCGTGCGCTCCCGCACCGCCGTGGCCCAGCCGCTCCCGCCGAGCAGCGGAAGTGCCCAGCACAGCACGGTGGCCGAAACGGCGTCCAGCGAAACCCCGCAGGCCTCCCACAGCGCGCGCCGGTCGCGCTCGTTGTTCGGGGGCTCGACCTCGTGCGCGATGGCGACGGCCCGCAGCACCACCCGGCTCAACGTGGTGCCGTTGTCCAGCAGGTGAGCCCCACCGGCCGCCGTGGCCAGCTCCGCGCGGGAGTGCCACTTCCGCGGAGCGGCACCCGCCGTGAGCACCAACCGGGAGAGCACCGCAGCGGCTCCACCGGCCACCGGCTCCAGATCCTGTTCGGCGACCCTGCCGTAATGGCGGATCCAGCGGATCCAGGGCTCGGCCCAGGGGCTGTCGGCCAGGCCCCGCGCGGCCAACGCGGAGGTGAACACCTCGGAGACCCGGTCGTGGCTCTCGGCGCGTGTTCCGGAGGAGGACTCACGCGAGTTCACCGGCCTGCCGTGCAGGATCTCGAGCGCCTCCTCCAGGCCGACCCCGAACCGACTCCCGCGCAGTGCCTTGTCCAGTTTGGACACATTGATCCTGGTGCCCTGTCCCCACATCGGACGACCGTAGAGCTCTCCCACGGTCCCGCGCGTCTCCTCGTCGGGCAGTTCCAGCCGGAAAGTGGGCGGGCGCCCGGAGGCCTCCAGCGCCTGCCTCGCCTGCTCCCACAGTCCGCGCAGCTCCGGAATGTCCCAGGCCGCGCGTATCTCCTCGACGTCGCTCAATGTTCCGCCCGTTCCAGGCCGCGGCCGTTCCACATCGTGTGGGTGCAGGCGATCCCGTGCCCACTTCGCGGTCGCAGCACGTCGTAGATGTGCATCGTCGGGATCTTGGGAGAGACGCCCCAACCGCTCGGCCAGGTGATCATCCAGTCCATGTCCAGATCCACGAGCAGGCCGAGCATGCGCGCCACCGTCGGATCGTCGAGCCGCTCGAACGCCTCGTCCAGCAGCACCAGGCGCAGTGGCTGGTGCCGCTGGGCCGCCGACTCGATCGCATCGTAGAACGAAGCCGCCGCGGCGAACAGCGTCACGTAGGACACGAGTCGTGTCTCACCGGAGGAGAGCTGCCGCAACCGCCGGACCCGCGCGGCTCCGTCCGGGCCGGTGTCGCGCACCCGGACGGTGAACTCGTACCACTGCCGGTAGTCCAGCGCGTCGGCGAGGATCTCGGTGTAACCGCCGGAAACGCTCTCCCGCTGCGACTCGATCAGCTCGGTGAACACCCTGCGCAGCAGCGCGTCCTGGTCCTCGGTTCGGTCGGCGAACGGGGTGCGGATCACCTCGATGGCCTGCCGCATGTCCTCGCCGAGCGCGGTGGCCGGTTGCCAGTCCAACTGCACGTGGACCCCCTGGCTCGAGCGCGCTCCCTCCAGCACGCGGTTCATCCGCGCGCACAGGTCCTCGGCCGTGGCCATCTGGTCGCGCAGCCGCTCCGCCAGGTCGCGGATCAGGTAGTCGGCGAAGATCGTCCGGTACCGCTCGTTGAGGTACTCGCGCTGCTCGGCGAGGCGTTCGGCGATCTGCCGGGCGGCCTCGGCGACGGGCAGCGGGCCCTCCTCACCGATCACCGTCACGGCCAGCGCACCGGCACGTTCCTCGGTGGTGATGTCGTAGTGGCCGCTCAGCGACTGCTTCAACGGGTGCAGCTTGTCGTGCACCGCCTTGGTCCCCGGCGTGGCCGAACCGCTCGCCGGGACGGACAGCAGCGCCTCGGCGGCCTCCGCGGTGTCGGCGGGTCTGCCGGGCAGCTCGTCCCCGGCGGCTTCCGCGGCGGCGGCCCAGAACGCGGGCAGCTCCGACAGCTCCCGGAAGGAGGACGCGGCCTCGTCCGCCGCGGACTCCCGCCGGGAGAGCCGCTCCCGCGCGGAGGTCAGCTTCTCGGTGAGCTTGCCCACCTCCTCCCGTGCGGCCGAGGCCCGTTCCCGGAGGGCGGGCAGCTCCGTCCGCAACCTTTCGCGCTGTCCCTCGAGCTCGGCGACCTGCTCGGCCACCTGCCGCCCCTCGTCACCGACCGAGGCGGTCAGCTCGGACAGGGCGGCGGCCTGCTCCGCGTGGTGCTCGCAGTGCTGCTCGGCCACCGACTCGGCCGCCATCCGATCGGCCACCGTGGCGTCGTGGTGCAGCGCGGTCGCCCGGAGCTGCTCGAGCGTTCCCAGACAGCGCTTCTCGATGGCCTCGCGCAGCGACTCCAGCACGTCGCGCGCCTCGGTGGCGGCGGTGTTGGCGGCCCGGAGCACCTCGCTGTCCGCCTGCAACCCGGCCTGACCCGCAGCCCTCGTCAGCTCGGAGTGGGCCGCCTGCCAGCGTTGCTCGGCCTGCTCGTAAGCGCCGCGCAGCTTCGTCGCGGTCCGGTGGGAGTCGTCGGCGTCGTCCACCGCGCTGGCCAGCCTGGCGTGCGCGCTGAACAGCTCCCCGTCGTCCGGGTAGGACTCCAGCTCCCGCTCCAGCGTCTCCGCGTGCCGCACCGCCTCGGCGTGGTGCCGTTCGGCCCCGTCGAGCTCCGAGCGCAGTTCTGCCAGCTCGTTCTCCAACTCGGAGACGCGCCTGTCCCGTGCGGCCCGGCGCGCCCCGGCACCCACGTACTCAGCCGTGCCCTTGGCCCACGTTCCGGAGAGCACACCGCAGCGCCAGTGCCCCGCGGTGTCGACGCTCGGAGAACCGTCGTCCGCTCCCGCGGCCACGGCCCGGAGCAGCGCCGCGACGCGTTCCGGGGAGACGGGGCAGTCCGGTTCCGGAGCGGGGACCAGCAGTTCCTCCAGACTCCTCCCCGGGACCGGTTCGCCGGGGGTGGCGATCAACTCGGCCGTGTCCGGGGCCACGGCCACCCCGTCGCCGGTCACCCACGCGTTCAGCAGGCCGCTCGCCTGCAACGCCCCCTCCAGACGGGCACACTCCACGGCGGAGAGCGACTCCGCGAAGTCGACCGTCCTGTGGAACGCCGCCCCCTCGGAGGGGAATCGTCCCGCCGTCGCCCAGCAAGGCCCGATCGGTTCGGGATCCACCCCGGAACGCGACTCGGCCAGTTCGGCATCGCGGTCGGCGATCCTCGATCGGGTCTCGGAAACGGTCCGTTCGGCCGCGGCCACCCGTGCCCGCGCGTGGTGCAGCAACGGCCGGGCCCACTCGCGGACCCGTTCCCGGCCGCCCCTGGCGGCGAATCTGTCCGCCACGAGCTCCTCGACGGTGGGAAAGGCCGGTGGTTCGCCGAACTCCGCCGACTCGGCCGCGAGGGCGCTCCCGTGCCACCAGGTGTTCAGCCTGCGCACCAGATCCATGGCCGTGTCCGTCAGGTCCTGGCGCACCTGGTTGCGCCGGGCGGCCGCCTCCGTGGCCGTGACCCTGGCCTGCTCGGCCTGCCTGCGGGTGTCGTCGACCTCGGCCTTCTGCCGATCGGAATCCGACGCCTGCTGGTGCAGCGCCAGCGTCAGCGCGGCGCGTTCCCGCGCGGTCTCGGCCGCGTGCTCGGCCCGCTCGTCCACCTCGCGCAGCTGTGCGGCGAATTCCTCGGTGTCCGGCTGCGGTGGTGTGTGCCGCTCGACGGTCAGCCACTCGGAGTCCGAGTCGGTGGTCGCACGCACGTACTCCGAGTGCACGGCCGCTTCCGCAGGCGGAACGGTGGGAACGGCGGGGACCAGCGACCGGTCCAGCCCGGAGGCGGCCAGTCGCTCGGCGCCCCGCTCACAGTGCTGGCCCACCGCGTCGACGTCCGAACTCAGCCTGCCCAGCGTGCCGAGCACCGTGGAAACGGACCGCTGCTCCTGATCACGGTGGTTGCCTGCAGTGCGCAGCGCGTTCTCGGCCGCCGAGCGCGCGCTTTCGACCAGGGCCCTGCGGTCGTGCAGGTTCTGCAGTTGAGTGTAGGCCGGGCTCTGCTGCAGTGCCTGCAGCGAGGACTCCAGCTCCCGGTCCCTGCGTTCCAGCGCGGAGATCCGTTCCTCGGAATCGGCCCGCGCGGACTGCTCGGAGCCGCATCGCTCGTCCAGCTCCTCGATGGTGGAACGCAGCTCCCGACACTGCTGCCGCGTCGTCCGCACCGCCTCGGCCCCGGAACGCAGCAGGCCGAAGGCGTACTCGGAATAGGTCGACATGAACGTGGTCAGCGCGGTGTCGGCCGTGGTGAGCCGCAGGATGTTCTCCCGGATCGACTCCAGGTCCTCGAAGGAGGTGGCCAGCCGCTGCACCAGCGTCGAGTCCAGCGGGGGCAGCGCATCGGACAGGATCTGCTCGAGCTGCCCCTCCTGGACCTTCAGCCCCACGTCCGGATTGCGCAGCGTGCGTTGCAGATGCAGCAGATCGCCGTAGCGCTCGGCGCTTATCCCGTAGACGAGCTCGGCGATCCTGCCGCGGAAGGACTGCTCGTCGAAAACGTGCTCGGTCCCGAGCTCGTCACGCAGCTGGGTGGGGCCGAGCGGAACCTCGCCCGGCCCGATCAGCCGCAGATCGTGTTCCACCCTACGGTCGGTGATGAACCGCCACGAGTCGCTGATCTGGTTCGAGGACGCGGCTGCCTTGACCCCGACCCCGCAGGTCAGGAACTGCTCGGTTCCGTCGTCGAGCCGTCTGCTCAGCTCGATCCAGGCATAGCCGATGCGATTGCCGCCGCCCTCGCGCTCCTCCAGCATGAGCCTTCTCATGCTGACCGTGTCGAAGCCCTTCGAACCGATCTGACGCAGGTCCCCGTCCAGACAGAGCGGCAGCAGCAGCTCCAGGGTGCGGGACTTCCCCGAACCGTTGGTTCCCTGGAAGATCGCGCGGCCGCCGTGCAGATCGAACGTCTGGTTCGTGTACTGCCAGATGTTGAGCACACCGCCCCTGCGCAGCCGCCAACGGTCCCCGTGGCCGGTGTTCTCGGCGCCGTCGACACCGGAAGCGGCGCGGCGGTGCCTGCCGCCCGCGCCGTCGAGCTGTGTCACCGCTTCGGTGCTCAATACGGGGATTCTCCTTCCGGAAAGTCGAACAGGGCCGGGGCGGGTGGCTCCGGTGCGGGGAGGGGTTCCGGTTCGGCGGCGGGACCGGGATCCCCCTCGGGGACCGGAAGCCAACGGTGCGCGCTCGGGCTGAGCAGCCAGCCGTTCGGATCGCCGAGATCGTCCGGCGCCAGCACGCCCACCCGACGCAGCAGGTCCACCACCATCCGAATCAGCGAGTCCGGATCCTCGGTGGCGCGCCGCGACCACGTCGAGGGGTGGTTCTCCAGCAGTTCGGTGCAGACCCGCGTGAAATCCTGCCATGTCACCGGATGCCGGTGGTCCCCGGCGCGGGGGGTCGTCGAGTCCAGCAGTTTCGGCAGGGCGAGCTGAGCGATGCGGGCGACCGTCGACGTGCCGGGGAACGGGGTGTCGGTGAGGTAGTCCTGCGGATCCGCCGTGGCGATTCCCTCCGAACGTGACTCGGCGACGATGCCGAAGTACCGCTCCAGCATCCGAGCCTCCCTGGCGCGATGCCTGCGCAGCCAGTTCGCCTGGCTCACCGGCAGGTCCTCGTAGTGCACCACGGGGTCCTCGACGAGTCTGCGGCGCACAGCCTGCTCGACCGTGGCCACGTGCGACCCTGCCGCGCCGGAGGACAGCGCCACCAGGTGCTCGGGCCCGGTCGCCTCGGCCAGCGGGCCGCTCAGCAGTTGACCGAGCAGATCGGTGTCGACCGTGATCAACGCTTCGGCCGCGGAGTCGTTCGCCGACGGTGCGACCGTGCCCTCGGTCTCGGTCAGCACCCCGAGGTCAACCAGGTGACGCAGCGCGGCGGTGAGGGCGCGACGGTCGGTGGGACCGTCGTCGACCACCAGTCCCGCCTCGGAGGCGTCCGAGTGGACGTCGGCGATCAGCCGGGAGAGCAGCACCTGCTTTCCGCTGCCGGTGAGCGTCGCGAGCGTCAGCGCCACGTACGCGTAACCCCGCGGGGACAGCGTGGGAACAGCCCGAGTCGGATCCGCACCGGGACCGGACTTGTACAGCCGCGCGTAGCGCCGGTGGATCACCAGCCGGTAGCCGAGCAGCGTGCTGAACATCTCCTGCAGCACGGCACGGTGCCGGTAGATCATCCCGAGCAGCTCGCCGTCCTGGCTCTCGGTGTGCAGCAGCGGTCTGCGCAGCAACGACCGCGCGCATCGGACCACGTTCGCCGCGTCGATGTCGCCGAGCCGGTCGAAACTCTCGATGCCGTGCTCCTCTCCGCTCAACGGGCCGCTCCGCTGATCCTGTCCGAGGTCCCGCCGTGTTCGGCCGGGTGCTCGTATCCGGCGGTGACGTCCAGTTCCACCACGGTGTCCTCCAGGACCAGCTCGCCCGTGCTCCCCGTTATCCGCGTCGTCCGCGCCGAATCGTGCCGAACGGTCAACCGCAGCCCGTGCACGGGCTCCGTGGCGGTGCCCGCATCCTCCGGGGAGTCGCGCCCGGCCATCGCCAGGCTCAACAGCTCGCACAGCATCTCCAGGGCGTCGGAGGAGACCCGGAGCTCGTCCGGCTCCGCCCGGGAAGCGGCCAGCTCGGCCGCGGCCCCGGCGCGGCGCTGCTGGTTGGCGCGTTCCTCGTCCAGCAGTTGTTGTTCGGTCATCGGGTCGTGCAGCACTCTGGACGTTCCCCCGCGCGTGCTCCGGTCGGAGCGGTTCCGCACGTTCACGGGGATCTCCGTGCGCCTGCCGTCCCTCCAACTGGTGGTGTGCTCGTCCGCGTCGTGCTCGGGAGCGGGTTGCACGCAGCGTGCCGAGTACAGCCCGAAGGCCGCGGCGTGCAGCTCGTGGGCCTCGTCCGGGGTGCAACGATCGAACCAACGTGCCAGCTTCAGCAGATCACCGCGATGCCCCGGAACCGGGCCGCTCCCGGAGGTGGCGTGTTTGACGCTGGCGAGCAGCGAGCCGATGGCCCGAGCGGTGGCCTCCCGCAACGCCGAGACCTGGCTCGGCCGTCCCGGTGAGTCCAGGAACCACTCGGTGAGCTCTTGCCAGTCGGCGGCGGTGCGCCCGCGTGCCCGCTCCACCTCGGCGCCGAGTTCCTCCTCGGTCCCGAGCGCGGTGAGCAACTCCTCCCTGCGGGCCGCGAGCGTTCGCAACGAGGCCGCCACGGGTTCGGTGTAGCGGATCACGTCCTCGACGACCGCTTGGATGTACTCGACCAGCAGGTTGCGGAAACCGGAGATCTCCTTCGGGTCGAGCTGGTGCCTGGTGACCACCTGTCCCAGATAGGCGTAGAAGTCCCGAACCGTGGCGGCGAGCTCGGAGTGCTGCAGGAACACCGTCGTCACCTGCTCCGCGAGCCGCTCGCGGGCGCCTTC
This genomic stretch from Actinopolyspora halophila DSM 43834 harbors:
- a CDS encoding DUF2397 domain-containing protein — encoded protein: MTVDREAVEPRTETVTDTAHPNGPSVTQRNSAGHSTRESEYPEAPLLTGERGTSGAGEDELASDERSDERRLLLYRHLQVSGHRTYLTIMRLFTSTLLADLSASEVSGALAVAEREGRIAAGESELPTVVERLRKLREWGNLTFGRRETVASSIAEFQHGSARFQVSKLGVRVQRDVDALLRVPEGAREVSRELLPAVERGLQEIVELLPTAFSAGSAQEGARERLAEQVTTVFLQHSELAATVRDFYAYLGQVVTRHQLDPKEISGFRNLLVEYIQAVVEDVIRYTEPVAASLRTLAARREELLTALGTEEELGAEVERARGRTAADWQELTEWFLDSPGRPSQVSALREATARAIGSLLASVKHATSGSGPVPGHRGDLLKLARWFDRCTPDEAHELHAAAFGLYSARCVQPAPEHDADEHTTSWRDGRRTEIPVNVRNRSDRSTRGGTSRVLHDPMTEQQLLDEERANQQRRAGAAAELAASRAEPDELRVSSDALEMLCELLSLAMAGRDSPEDAGTATEPVHGLRLTVRHDSARTTRITGSTGELVLEDTVVELDVTAGYEHPAEHGGTSDRISGAAR